The following nucleotide sequence is from Nitratidesulfovibrio termitidis HI1.
ATTCCCCCGGTTGCCGAGTACTACACCGAACTCGCGGCGGTCTGTCGCCGCCACGGCGTGCTGCTGATCATGGATGAAGTGGTCTGCGGCATGGGCCGCACCGGCACCATGTTCGGGTACCAGCACTACGGCGTCACGCCCGACATCGTGACCATGGCCAAGGGCGTGGCCAGCGCCTACATGCCCATATCGGTCACCGCCACCACCGAGGAAGTCTTCAAGGCCTTCCTGCACGACCCGGCGGACAGGCTGGCCTACTTCCGCGACATCAGCACCTACGGCGGGTGCGCCGCCTCGTGCAGCGCCGCTCTGGAAAACATGGCCATCATCGAGGAGGAAAAGCTGCTCGATAACGTGGTGGCCATGGGCGACTACCTGCTGGCAGGCCTGCGGGAACTGGCCGTTCTGCCCAATGTCGGCGACGTGCGCGGCAAGGGCCTGCTGTGCGGCATCGAACTGGTGGAAGACAAGGCGGGCAAGAAGCCCCTGCCCGAAGGCAAGGTCATTCAGGTGGTGGGCGAAATGGCGGCGAGCGGCGTGCTGGTGGGCCGCACCAACCGCAGCCTGCCCGGCTTCAACAACATCATCAACATCGCCCCGGCTTACGTGGTCACCAAGGATGACATCGACGTCATCCTCAGCACGATGCAGGCGGCCATGAACAAGGTGCTCGGCTGATACCCGCAACCACTCACAGGAGCATCCCATGCACGTCGGCATTCTGAAAGAGATCAAGGTGCTGGAAAACCGTGTGGCCATGACGCCAGCGGGCGTGGTCGCCATGCGTGCCCATGGCCATCTGGTGATGGTGGAAACCGGGGCGGGGATCGGCGCGGGCTTTGCCGATGCCGAATACGTGGCCGCCGGGGCGACCATGACCGACGCGCGGACCATCTTCAGCCAGTGTGAGATGGTCATGCACGTCAAGGAACCGCAGCCCTCGGAATACGGGCTGCTGCGCAAGGACCAGATACTGTTCACCTACCTGCATCTGGCCGCGGACGAGGAACAGACCCACGCCCTGGTGGCCGCGCGCAACGTGAACATCGCCTACGAAACCATCCAGAAGGCGGACGGTTCGCTGCCGCTGCTTACGCCCATGTCCGAGGTGGCGGGCCGCATGGCCATCCAGCAGGCCGCCAAGTACCTGGAAATACCCACCGGGGGCATGGGCAAGCTGATGGGCGGGGTGCCCGGCGTGGAGCCTGCCGTGGTGGTGGTCATCGGCGGGGGCATCGTGGGCATCAACGCGGCCAAGATGGCCTGCGGCCTTGGCGCCACGGTGTACCTGCTGGACAAGAACCTGGACCGGCTGCGCTACCTCAGCGACGTGATGCCCGCCAACTGCATCACCATGATGTCCGGCCCCTATGCCATCCGCAAGCTGCTGCCCCAGGCCGACGTGGTCATCGGGGCGGTGCTGGTGCCCGGCGCCAAGACGCCCCACCTGGTCACCCGCGAAGACCTGAAGCTGATGCGCAAGGGCGCGATCCTGGTGGACGTGGCCATCGACCAGGGCGGCTGCTTCGAAACCTCGCGCCCCACCACCCATGCCGAGCCGGTATACGTGGTGGACGGCGTGAACCACTACTGCGTGGCCAACATACCCGGCGCTGTGGCCATGACATCCACCGCCGCACTGACCAACGCCACCCTTCCCTATGCCCTGGCCATCGCCGACCTGGGCTGGAAGGAAGCCTGCCGCCGCCACGAGGACATCCGCAAGGGCCTCAACGTGGTGAACGGCAAGATCACCTACCCGGCAGTGGCGGAAGCCTTCGGGCTGCCGCACGTACCGGCGGCAGAGATGTTGTAGACGGGGTGTTCCGGGCTCGGCCGACCTCCGCGCGGGGGGCGGCCGGGTACGCCCGGCCCCCGGAGTCAGGACGACGACGCGGAATCCGCCGCCCCTGTCAACGCGGCGGCCCGTTCCTTCCCGTCACCGGCCCCTGCCGGACCGACAGGGATGAACGGTCGCCCCCCCGCCGATGGAGCGTACCCGTGCAAGACGCCGCCAGACCACGGACCAAGATCGAAGTGTGCAACCTTACCAAGCGGTTCGGTGAACTGCTGGTGCTCAACGATATCTCCTTCTCTGTGGCAGAGGGCGAATTCGTGGCCATCGTCGGCCCCACGGGCTGCGGAAAGACCACCTTTCTCAACACCCTGTCCTGCCTGCTGCCCGCATCGAGCGGACAGATCCTCATCGACGGCACCCCCGCCAACCCCAAGCGGCACAACATCTCCTACGTCTTTCAGGAACCCACCTGCCTGCCCTGGCGCACCGTGCGCGAAAACGTGGCCTACGGCATGGAGGTCAAGGGACGCCCCCGCAAGGAGATCGACGAGCGCCTGGACCATATCCTGGACCTGGTGGGGCTGACCCAGTGCGCCGACCTGTACCCCAACCAGATATCCGCCAGCATGCAGCAGCGCATCGCGGTTTCGCGCGCCTTCGCCGTGGACCCGGACCTGCTGCTGATGGACGAGCCCTACGGCCAGCTGGACGTGAAGTTGCGGTTCTACCTGGAGGACGAACTGGTGAACCTGTGGCGCAAGCTGCAAAGCACGGTGCTGTTCATCACCCACAACATCGAGGAAGCGGTCTACGTTTCCGAGCGCATCCTTGTGCTGTCCAACAAGCCCACCCGCATCAAGGCGGAGGTGAAGGTGGACCTGCCCCGCCCGCGCGACTTCATGGATCCGGAATTCGTACGCATCCGCGAGCACGTCACGGATCTCATCAGATGGTGGTAACCCCGCAAGGGGACACGCAATGGCAAGAACATACGCCCAGACAGTCTACCGTAACCTGCTTCAAGGAGGTCTGACCATGCTTCGGATGAAACGTTGGGTTGGATTTGCGGCTGCCGTGATGGCCCTTCTT
It contains:
- the ald gene encoding alanine dehydrogenase, whose translation is MHVGILKEIKVLENRVAMTPAGVVAMRAHGHLVMVETGAGIGAGFADAEYVAAGATMTDARTIFSQCEMVMHVKEPQPSEYGLLRKDQILFTYLHLAADEEQTHALVAARNVNIAYETIQKADGSLPLLTPMSEVAGRMAIQQAAKYLEIPTGGMGKLMGGVPGVEPAVVVVIGGGIVGINAAKMACGLGATVYLLDKNLDRLRYLSDVMPANCITMMSGPYAIRKLLPQADVVIGAVLVPGAKTPHLVTREDLKLMRKGAILVDVAIDQGGCFETSRPTTHAEPVYVVDGVNHYCVANIPGAVAMTSTAALTNATLPYALAIADLGWKEACRRHEDIRKGLNVVNGKITYPAVAEAFGLPHVPAAEML
- a CDS encoding ABC transporter ATP-binding protein — protein: MQDAARPRTKIEVCNLTKRFGELLVLNDISFSVAEGEFVAIVGPTGCGKTTFLNTLSCLLPASSGQILIDGTPANPKRHNISYVFQEPTCLPWRTVRENVAYGMEVKGRPRKEIDERLDHILDLVGLTQCADLYPNQISASMQQRIAVSRAFAVDPDLLLMDEPYGQLDVKLRFYLEDELVNLWRKLQSTVLFITHNIEEAVYVSERILVLSNKPTRIKAEVKVDLPRPRDFMDPEFVRIREHVTDLIRWW